In Inquilinus sp. Marseille-Q2685, one genomic interval encodes:
- a CDS encoding response regulator transcription factor, whose product MSYQMEAMSRPPEATVASIGVVRSDCDFADADSSTEHRVRLHTSCIVIIDSRALDRECLAKGLMANDASIKVFSFGTIEEWQQAIDLHDRASAILLSLGSRTGGDATVEAEIGGLAGTFKEIPIIAIGDLDNLSHIMKILEYGARSYIPTSVGLDVAIEAIRLARAGGTFVPASSLVAIHKRIAAETTAPAPTLNTLFTARQAAVVDALRRGKANKIIAYELNLCESTVKVHIRNIMKKLKAKNRTEVAFKINDLFPHGVIGT is encoded by the coding sequence ATGTCTTATCAAATGGAAGCGATGAGCCGGCCACCGGAGGCGACTGTCGCGAGCATAGGCGTCGTTCGCAGTGACTGCGATTTCGCCGACGCCGACTCCTCCACGGAACACCGGGTGCGGCTGCACACCAGCTGCATCGTCATCATCGATTCCCGGGCGCTGGACAGAGAATGCCTGGCCAAAGGCCTGATGGCGAATGACGCCAGCATCAAGGTATTCTCCTTCGGGACGATCGAGGAATGGCAGCAGGCCATCGATCTCCACGACCGTGCATCGGCCATTCTGCTCAGCCTGGGGTCGCGCACCGGCGGCGATGCCACCGTCGAGGCCGAGATCGGCGGCCTTGCCGGGACGTTCAAGGAGATCCCGATCATTGCCATCGGCGATCTCGACAATCTCAGCCATATCATGAAGATCCTCGAATATGGCGCCCGCAGCTACATCCCGACGAGCGTCGGGCTGGATGTCGCGATCGAAGCCATCCGTCTCGCCCGGGCCGGCGGCACCTTCGTGCCGGCCAGCAGCCTGGTGGCCATCCACAAGCGCATCGCCGCGGAAACCACGGCACCGGCGCCGACGCTGAACACGCTGTTCACCGCCCGTCAGGCGGCCGTGGTGGACGCGCTGCGGCGGGGCAAGGCCAACAAGATCATCGCCTATGAGCTGAATCTCTGCGAAAGCACCGTGAAGGTGCACATCCGCAACATCATGAAGAAGCTCAAGGCAAAAAACCGGACGGAAGTCGCCTTCAAGATCAACGACCTGTTTCCGCACGGCGTGATCGGCACCTAG